In the genome of Drosophila pseudoobscura strain MV-25-SWS-2005 chromosome 3, UCI_Dpse_MV25, whole genome shotgun sequence, one region contains:
- the LOC6898115 gene encoding uncharacterized protein isoform X2, with protein sequence MVQPTVTMATMRSTADFQCHINNFALAALLYDGWELNRWCERFVRYFYCRAALGPASDVLAHRAKESSSALMAPSKKINKVGPKAPCELVQQPSRIKVFVICIAGPRASSKPSAGVDLVEHHG encoded by the exons ATGGTACAACCAACTGTGACAATGGCCACGATGAGGTCGACAGCAGACTTTCAGTGTCACATCAACAA cttTGCATTGGCCGCCCTGCTCTACGATGGCTGGGAACTGAACCGATGGTGCGAAAGATTCGTTCGATATTTTTATTGCAGGGCGGCGCTTGGCCCTGCCTCGGATGTTCTCGCGCACCGAGCCAAAGAATCGAGCTCAGCTTTAATGGCTCCATcgaagaaaataaataa GGTGGGGCCCAAAGCACCTTGCGAACTTGTGCAGCAACCGTCTCGTATAAAG GTATTCGTCATTTGCATCGCTGGACCTAGGGCTTCCAGCAAACCTTCTGCAGGGGTCGATCTGGTGGAACACCATGGATGA
- the LOC4803507 gene encoding NADH dehydrogenase [ubiquinone] 1 alpha subcomplex assembly factor 3: MIAQTLRAVAQRSRSFVFPHGSCRMLHSGMAVNFSKAYDYDGKTKVTIFNTETDLGLMITGYSQYGFRLNNDMVLIGPISVFPRSVLSWNVNTFEDINEESLSLFPTLDPKIDVLIIGIGDQSPSPPLSKRIIEFMKKHKINVEVLRTEQACATFNFLNAENRMVACALIPPLHISYNENDILQTKLKQKELYETD, from the exons ATGATTGCGCAAACATTAAGAGCCGTTGCTCAAAGAAGCCGGAGCTTCGTTTTTCCACACGGCTCCTGTCGTATGCTGCACAGCGGCATGGCTGTtaacttcagcaaggcatacGACTACGATGGCAAAACAAAAGTCACAATATTCAATACAGAAACGGACCTAGGACTTATGATTACTGGTTATAGTCAATATGGGTTCAGACTCAACAACGACATGGTCCTAATTGGTCCAATCAGTGTTTTTCCTAG GTCAGTCCTTTCTTGGAATGTAAACACGTTCGAGGACATCAACGAAGAAAGCCTCAGCTTGTTCCCTACTCTGGATCCGAAAATTGATGTTCTCATAATTGGTATTGGAGACCAAAGCCCGTCGCCGCCGCTGTCCAAGCGGATCATAGAGTTCATGaagaaacacaaaataaaCGTTGAGGTTCTTCGAACGGAGCAG GCTTGTGCTACCTTCAACTTTCTTAATGCTGAGAACAGAATGGTGGCATGCGCGCTCATACCACCCCTGCATATATCGTATAATGAGAACGACATTCTGCAAACGAAGCTAAAGCAGAAGGAACTGTATGAGACCGATTAA
- the LOC6898115 gene encoding uncharacterized protein isoform X1 — protein sequence MLCMPPATTDCPNVPLPVSGKTTRPEWNGVHPACRLDNCAVTKRQPAYQFSGQSGEGSDKALVCDGTTNCDNGHDEVDSRLSVSHQQVEWKATISAQILNQQYPTPPSHSFALAALLYDGWELNRWCERFVRYFYCRAALGPASDVLAHRAKESSSALMAPSKKINKVGPKAPCELVQQPSRIKVFVICIAGPRASSKPSAGVDLVEHHG from the exons ATGCTCTGCATGCCCCCAGCTACGACAGACTGCCCGAATGTGCCGCTGCCGGTGTCCGGCAAGACGACAAGACCGGAGTGGAACGGCGTGCATCCGGCCTGTAGGCTAGATAATT GCGCTGTGACGAAAAGACAGCCGGCGTATCAGTTCAGCGGACAGTCAGGCGAGGGCAGCGACAAGGCTCTGGTCTGCGATGGTACAACCAACTGTGACAATGGCCACGATGAGGTCGACAGCAGACTTTCAGTGTCACATCAACAAGTTGAGTGGAAAGCCACGATATCTGCCCAAATTCTTAACCAACAATATCCTActccaccttcccacagcttTGCATTGGCCGCCCTGCTCTACGATGGCTGGGAACTGAACCGATGGTGCGAAAGATTCGTTCGATATTTTTATTGCAGGGCGGCGCTTGGCCCTGCCTCGGATGTTCTCGCGCACCGAGCCAAAGAATCGAGCTCAGCTTTAATGGCTCCATcgaagaaaataaataa GGTGGGGCCCAAAGCACCTTGCGAACTTGTGCAGCAACCGTCTCGTATAAAG GTATTCGTCATTTGCATCGCTGGACCTAGGGCTTCCAGCAAACCTTCTGCAGGGGTCGATCTGGTGGAACACCATGGATGA